One window of the Mycoplasmopsis anatis genome contains the following:
- a CDS encoding MSC_0621 family F1-like ATPase epsilon subunit, whose product MEKKIIFISQNGNETSFNITEVHSCTQLDNNWIKISSPSVASFKKTFLRIKTTEEQYYYFILNNVFIENINETISVHYYGKFSQYVYDKYIEKDLMISYRDKINELNSKIKYFESLKQLNIASNTFEKIKEFKDELYLYKALFDFSIKLVYEKEYDEK is encoded by the coding sequence ATGGAAAAGAAAATTATATTTATCTCACAAAATGGTAATGAAACTTCTTTTAATATAACTGAAGTTCATTCATGTACTCAATTAGATAATAATTGGATAAAAATTTCTTCTCCTTCTGTTGCAAGTTTTAAAAAAACTTTTTTAAGAATTAAAACAACAGAAGAACAATATTACTATTTTATATTAAATAACGTCTTTATCGAAAATATCAACGAAACCATTTCTGTGCATTACTATGGAAAATTTAGCCAATATGTATATGATAAATACATTGAAAAAGATTTAATGATAAGCTATAGAGACAAAATTAATGAATTAAATTCCAAGATCAAATATTTCGAATCATTAAAACAACTTAATATTGCTTCAAACACTTTTGAAAAAATTAAAGAGTTTAAAGATGAATTATATTTGTATAAGGCACTATTTGATTTTTCTATTAAATTAGTATACGAAAAGGAGTATGATGAAAAATAA
- a CDS encoding MSC_0622 family F1-like ATPase gamma subunit codes for MWVYITEVEKFDTDSYKKHEVSLKKNFRLGTDVIVAIGKRAVEFATENNYDIIFQREINEVEVLSNILPQYLENYLGANGFHNIKFIINSSKISESYITVFPIHENNFNFEQAKGITHDLSHLAKVKIYPNTTSFIDNEIHNYLTYVTLSLLTESSLIYEKYNLVVQNKTLNDLEEKRRKIKIKLLNEKREIEVEQFSLLSSKRDMLHSKGE; via the coding sequence ATTTGAGTTTATATTACAGAAGTTGAAAAATTTGATACTGACTCATATAAAAAACATGAGGTTTCGTTAAAGAAAAACTTCAGATTAGGTACAGATGTAATTGTTGCGATAGGTAAAAGAGCTGTTGAATTTGCAACAGAAAATAATTATGACATTATTTTTCAAAGAGAAATTAATGAAGTTGAAGTTTTATCGAACATTTTACCTCAGTACTTAGAAAATTATTTAGGAGCAAATGGGTTCCATAATATTAAATTTATTATTAACTCTTCAAAGATCTCTGAAAGTTATATTACAGTATTTCCAATTCATGAAAATAATTTTAATTTCGAACAGGCTAAAGGCATAACTCATGATCTTAGTCATTTAGCAAAGGTTAAAATTTATCCTAACACAACAAGTTTTATTGATAATGAAATTCACAATTATTTAACATATGTAACTCTTTCATTACTAACTGAATCATCTCTTATTTATGAAAAATATAATCTAGTTGTGCAAAACAAGACATTAAATGATCTAGAGGAAAAAAGAAGAAAAATAAAAATTAAATTATTGAACGAAAAAAGAGAAATTGAAGTTGAACAATTTTCACTATTAAGTAGTAAAAGAGATATGCTTCATTCTAAAGGGGAGTAA
- a CDS encoding MSC_0623 family F1-like ATPase-associated protein, whose translation MSKKFKLFNRKNINQREINDIAEYPEEFRDYYVLKNSKNFISFDMLLNSSLLFYEKEVVEEFLKFIDKKVIENNTNHHQLVFDKFVINWIRNPRYDSKKLVPSFLTNTEDPNSMSLNLSSSAVEFNDIFISINTNIENVVFNQNKVVEVFPNIIVFLDESTKTLKCLFGREIL comes from the coding sequence ATGAGTAAAAAATTTAAGTTATTTAACAGAAAAAATATTAACCAAAGAGAAATTAATGATATTGCTGAATATCCAGAAGAATTTAGAGATTACTACGTTTTAAAAAATAGCAAAAATTTCATTTCTTTTGATATGTTATTAAACTCTTCATTACTTTTCTATGAAAAAGAAGTTGTTGAAGAATTTTTAAAGTTTATTGATAAAAAAGTTATTGAAAATAATACAAACCACCATCAATTGGTGTTTGATAAATTTGTTATTAATTGAATTAGAAACCCTAGATATGATAGTAAAAAACTAGTACCTAGCTTTTTAACAAATACTGAAGATCCTAATTCAATGAGCTTAAATTTATCTTCAAGTGCAGTTGAATTTAATGATATTTTTATCTCAATAAACACTAATATAGAAAATGTTGTTTTTAATCAAAACAAAGTTGTTGAAGTATTTCCTAACATAATCGTTTTTCTCGATGAATCAACTAAAACCCTTAAATGCTTATTTGGTAGAGAAATTTTATAA
- a CDS encoding MSC_0624 family F1-like ATPase-associated membrane protein: MNKNKFKIDLKLTFIFISLILIVIFCEEILRNFSNFFTLKGTVNRYLNFLFDKSDITIFSSSFVLGYTFACFLVTIFGSLVYSIVKMYRHELKLEFYLIWYLIYVAYAAFGLFIFLRFFPEDKIINISYSTYYFLGLIVINIIYDSVQFITKSLISYFSIRTFLYFMISLVSKIIGYIIGIYLLIQFVDGAGENSPISQLFLKNKFVDKVNEMFFVQSFKSALMLFIIVFAAIVLMVSNWVYYYYLNKERKIFSNCFFNVALCFIALFLSNLIYLLFMLITQKVSTGFIIIDNTRHWTYLIFGVVLLIWIVANSIIFWTVPSYRSNKSLFTFIMYLTTLIFAGSMIIFRIYEKERFSAITSLLIGSALTFVNIVNWILLRKKLNYRHSIFVIISSVLLAGSLLVSAVDILLVNHQNTSISFIPSPYTIPDYLLFIVAGVSLIFSTYQIIAWVISIIRLLKFKKKGIAYE, translated from the coding sequence ATGAATAAAAATAAATTCAAAATCGACTTAAAATTAACATTTATTTTTATTTCATTAATTTTAATTGTTATTTTCTGTGAGGAAATACTAAGGAATTTTAGCAACTTTTTTACCCTAAAAGGTACCGTTAATAGATATCTTAATTTCCTTTTTGATAAGTCAGATATTACTATTTTTAGTTCAAGTTTTGTACTTGGTTATACATTTGCGTGCTTTTTAGTCACTATTTTTGGATCGCTAGTATATTCGATCGTAAAAATGTATAGACATGAGTTAAAACTAGAATTTTATCTAATATGATATTTAATTTATGTTGCTTATGCTGCATTTGGACTATTTATCTTTTTAAGGTTTTTCCCTGAAGATAAAATAATCAATATTTCATATTCAACTTACTATTTTTTAGGATTAATAGTAATTAATATCATTTATGATTCAGTACAATTTATAACAAAAAGTTTAATTTCATACTTTAGTATTAGAACTTTTCTGTACTTTATGATTTCGTTAGTTTCAAAAATAATTGGGTATATTATTGGTATATATTTATTAATTCAGTTTGTTGATGGTGCTGGTGAAAATTCACCTATATCTCAATTATTTTTGAAAAATAAATTTGTTGATAAAGTAAATGAGATGTTCTTTGTACAATCATTTAAATCTGCATTAATGTTATTTATCATAGTTTTTGCTGCAATAGTCTTAATGGTAAGTAATTGAGTATATTACTATTATTTAAACAAAGAAAGAAAAATTTTCTCAAATTGTTTCTTTAATGTAGCATTATGTTTTATAGCATTATTTTTATCAAATTTAATTTATCTTTTATTCATGCTTATTACTCAAAAAGTAAGTACTGGATTTATTATTATTGATAACACAAGACATTGAACATATTTAATTTTTGGGGTTGTGTTATTGATTTGAATAGTTGCAAACTCAATTATATTCTGAACTGTTCCTTCATATCGTTCAAACAAAAGTCTTTTCACATTTATAATGTATTTGACAACTTTAATCTTTGCTGGTTCGATGATCATTTTTAGAATATATGAAAAAGAACGCTTTTCAGCAATTACAAGCTTATTAATTGGTTCTGCACTAACTTTTGTTAACATAGTTAACTGAATTTTATTAAGAAAAAAACTAAATTATAGACACTCAATTTTTGTAATTATATCAAGCGTATTGTTAGCGGGTTCTTTATTAGTTTCTGCTGTGGATATTTTATTAGTTAACCATCAAAATACATCAATCTCATTTATCCCTTCACCATATACAATACCGGATTATTTATTATTTATTGTTGCAGGAGTTTCATTAATTTTCTCAACATATCAAATTATTGCTTGAGTAATATCAATAATCAGATTACTAAAATTCAAGAAGAAAGGAATTGCTTATGAGTAA
- a CDS encoding DUF1846 domain-containing protein, translating into MKKCFDKNRYINSQIKRINQRIELFKNKLYLEFGGKIFDDYHASRVLPGFEPDTKISMLYKLKDKIEFMICINAEDVISQKIRSDIGISYEQDLFRLIEQLSNKGFYVGSVVITHYNNQEKIKSLTDKLDNLKIQYAYHYKIENYPIDVDYICSENGFGKNQYIKTKRELIVVTAPGPGSGKLATCLSQIYNDYQNNIKSGYAKFETFPVWNIELNHPINLAYEAATVDLNDINMIDPFHYQKYKKIAINYNRDIESFPILQNLLKKIMNQDIYFSPTDMGVNMLKKGIIDFNLASSSAKEEIVRRYFNIKLKVLKDYSKKYELDKIKSIMDKLNIDQNIREVYKFTKSLAVKNNKNYAGFFIDNKLISGKESELFEPSAAALLNTLKVISNIDIDLDVLPFEIINQLLLLKKSNILQSSNKLKVYDVLTTIAIQAKFDKNCKLMFNNLNKLNNCEFHSSKLLSKSEEETLRKLGVNITQELINN; encoded by the coding sequence ATGAAAAAGTGCTTTGATAAAAATAGATATATTAATTCACAAATTAAGAGAATTAATCAAAGAATTGAGCTATTTAAGAATAAATTATACCTAGAATTTGGAGGTAAAATCTTTGATGATTATCACGCTTCAAGAGTTTTACCAGGGTTTGAACCAGATACAAAAATAAGTATGTTATATAAACTTAAAGATAAGATTGAGTTTATGATATGTATAAATGCTGAAGATGTTATTTCTCAAAAGATTCGTTCAGACATAGGCATTAGTTACGAACAAGATCTTTTTAGGTTAATTGAACAGTTAAGCAATAAAGGTTTTTATGTTGGTTCAGTGGTTATAACACATTATAACAATCAAGAAAAAATTAAAAGTCTAACTGATAAATTAGATAATTTAAAAATACAATATGCTTATCATTATAAAATAGAAAACTATCCAATTGATGTAGATTATATTTGTAGTGAAAATGGTTTTGGCAAAAATCAATATATTAAAACTAAGCGAGAACTAATAGTTGTAACTGCTCCTGGACCTGGAAGTGGAAAATTGGCAACTTGTTTGTCTCAAATTTATAATGATTATCAAAATAATATTAAATCCGGTTATGCTAAATTTGAGACTTTTCCAGTGTGAAATATTGAACTAAATCATCCAATTAATTTAGCATATGAAGCAGCCACAGTTGATTTAAATGATATTAATATGATCGATCCATTTCACTATCAAAAATATAAAAAAATTGCAATAAATTATAACCGCGATATTGAAAGTTTTCCAATATTACAAAATTTACTTAAAAAGATTATGAATCAAGATATTTACTTCTCACCAACAGATATGGGAGTGAATATGTTAAAGAAAGGAATAATTGATTTTAATTTAGCAAGTAGCTCAGCTAAAGAAGAAATAGTCAGACGTTACTTTAACATAAAACTTAAAGTATTAAAAGATTATTCTAAAAAATATGAATTAGATAAGATTAAATCCATCATGGATAAATTAAATATAGATCAGAATATTAGAGAGGTATATAAATTCACAAAATCTTTAGCTGTTAAAAATAATAAAAACTATGCTGGATTTTTTATTGATAATAAACTTATTAGTGGTAAAGAAAGTGAATTGTTTGAACCTTCAGCTGCTGCTTTACTTAACACTCTTAAAGTAATTTCCAATATTGACATTGATCTAGATGTGCTACCTTTTGAGATAATAAATCAGCTTCTTTTACTTAAGAAGAGCAATATTTTGCAAAGTAGCAACAAGCTAAAAGTTTATGATGTTTTAACAACAATAGCAATTCAAGCTAAATTTGATAAAAATTGTAAGTTAATGTTTAATAACTTAAATAAATTAAATAACTGTGAATTTCACTCAAGTAAATTACTAAGCAAAAGTGAGGAAGAAACTCTGAGAAAACTAGGAGTTAATATAACTCAAGAATTAATCAATAATTAG
- the bcp gene encoding thioredoxin-dependent thiol peroxidase, which yields MLKINEIAPDFTLLDQNNKSFTLSDFRNQKVLLYFYPKDNTPGCTNQACSYRDSIEEFNKLNIKVVGISTDSVDSHNKFIDKNKLNFTLLSDSNKEVVQKYFVWREKVNFGKKYFGIIRSTFLVDEDGKLIYVKYKTSPSTDVENVLKILQKWK from the coding sequence ATGCTAAAAATTAATGAAATTGCACCCGATTTTACATTATTGGATCAAAATAACAAATCATTTACATTAAGTGATTTTAGAAATCAAAAAGTACTTTTATATTTTTATCCCAAGGATAATACACCAGGTTGCACAAATCAAGCTTGCTCATATAGAGATAGTATAGAAGAATTTAATAAATTAAATATAAAGGTAGTTGGAATAAGTACAGATAGTGTGGATTCACATAATAAATTTATTGATAAAAATAAATTGAATTTTACTCTTTTATCCGATTCAAATAAAGAAGTAGTGCAAAAGTATTTTGTTTGAAGAGAAAAGGTTAATTTTGGTAAAAAATACTTTGGTATTATTCGTTCAACTTTCTTAGTTGATGAAGATGGCAAATTGATCTATGTTAAATACAAAACAAGTCCATCAACTGATGTAGAAAATGTTTTGAAAATCTTGCAAAAATGAAAATAA
- a CDS encoding YaaA family protein: MKIIISPAKTFTKSSVEQHNHSLPIFHSQSKILEDLVSNLSIEEFKRVYKINNSKLKQYHYYSSSENPENLLAIYSFSGIQYKYLAYNTLNQSQKDFINENTLILSSLYGIIKPLNIIKEHKIDFNNNLNLYEFWEPYIKDFFISNEDKYLILSSNEYTKLVEKHLKSENYLKVKFVESHGEKLLAKSTMSKIQRGKMLRWIAQNNLTDFEQIKSYRLDGFIFLKHENNEIVFIKEK; the protein is encoded by the coding sequence ATGAAAATAATAATCTCACCCGCTAAAACATTTACAAAATCTTCGGTTGAACAACATAATCATTCTTTACCTATTTTTCATTCTCAAAGCAAAATTTTAGAAGATCTAGTTAGTAATTTAAGTATTGAAGAGTTCAAACGAGTTTATAAAATTAACAACTCCAAATTAAAACAGTACCATTACTACAGTTCAAGTGAAAATCCCGAAAATTTACTAGCAATTTACTCTTTTAGTGGCATACAATACAAATATTTAGCTTACAATACATTAAATCAAAGTCAAAAAGATTTCATAAATGAAAATACACTTATTTTAAGTAGTTTATATGGGATTATTAAACCTTTAAATATAATAAAAGAACACAAAATCGATTTTAACAATAATCTTAATTTATATGAATTTTGAGAACCATATATAAAAGATTTCTTTATTTCAAATGAAGATAAATATCTGATTTTAAGCTCCAATGAATATACTAAACTTGTTGAAAAACACCTAAAAAGTGAAAATTATCTAAAAGTTAAATTTGTTGAATCCCATGGTGAAAAATTATTAGCTAAAAGTACTATGTCAAAAATTCAAAGAGGTAAAATGCTTCGTTGAATAGCTCAAAATAATTTAACAGATTTTGAACAAATTAAAAGTTATCGATTAGATGGTTTTATATTTTTAAAGCATGAAAATAATGAAATAGTTTTTATTAAAGAAAAATAA
- a CDS encoding MAGa3780 family membrane protein — MKEKIINLNKKQKVSLVIGIIVLVVFLYSAIGDAIFRVNEFNKQLKLIDQNTLTELLKYEQLRPTLLGFMWKKTLTFTYITNLSLAVSLIIYSFYGDKLFSKLWLFYSSTWITITFIVFWSLIFAELAKAEFWQLSFTISTHAINPIIGMIMLFYFKKDLSKYIKFKHCIHSVWFMIVYYIFALVIFFSGYSAVSVLESKITDININVYKVIDLPIYSFLNFARPLFYSGNSIVLKILLNVIIVIVGILTVIGLSTMWMKLIGIRKNKKVRRDIK, encoded by the coding sequence ATGAAAGAAAAGATAATAAATTTGAATAAAAAACAAAAAGTTTCATTAGTGATCGGTATTATAGTTTTAGTAGTTTTCTTATATTCAGCTATAGGAGATGCAATCTTTAGAGTTAATGAATTTAATAAACAATTAAAACTTATTGATCAAAATACATTAACTGAACTGTTAAAATATGAGCAACTTAGACCGACATTATTAGGTTTTATGTGAAAGAAAACTTTAACCTTTACGTATATTACCAACTTATCTCTTGCAGTAAGTTTAATAATATATTCTTTTTATGGTGATAAGCTTTTTTCAAAACTTTGATTGTTCTATTCTTCAACTTGAATTACAATTACATTTATAGTATTTTGAAGTTTAATTTTTGCTGAATTAGCAAAGGCTGAATTTTGACAACTAAGTTTTACAATTTCAACTCACGCAATTAATCCAATAATAGGAATGATAATGTTATTTTACTTCAAGAAAGATTTGAGCAAATATATTAAATTTAAGCATTGCATTCATTCGGTTTGATTTATGATTGTTTACTATATTTTTGCACTTGTGATTTTCTTTAGCGGTTATAGCGCTGTAAGTGTTTTGGAAAGTAAAATTACTGATATTAATATTAATGTATACAAGGTTATTGATTTACCAATTTATAGTTTCTTAAACTTTGCAAGACCACTATTTTATAGTGGAAATAGTATTGTGTTAAAAATACTTTTAAATGTCATAATAGTTATTGTAGGAATTTTAACAGTTATAGGTCTTTCGACAATGTGAATGAAATTAATAGGAATTAGAAAAAATAAAAAAGTTAGAAGAGATATAAAATAA
- a CDS encoding restriction endonuclease subunit S, which produces MSKIWDLIKNEKVEWKTIGEVCKLIQGYSFSAKKFQTNGDYKIIRISNIKNDEIDTQNVVYVSKDEYKDVDLAKYKINQGDILIAMSGASVGKIGMNYSDEINLFLNQRVGKFLPNSYVLNNKYLYFWLSEISESLVKNIQNQSIANLSTEMILCYEIPIPSIDTQNKIVKILDKFNIYVKELEHELEHRNKQYKHYLNNLFRENMLSSHNDMFTYNSVKNKRLGDVCKIYRGASPRPINNFITTKDNGIPWIKIGDVDQNDKYVVNTKEFINSEGAKKSRLVSKGDFILSNSMSYGRPYILMIDGAVHDGWAVIKNYESELDSNYLYHYLLTDYVQNYWSLNINSGTVSNLNSEIIGSLKIPIICKNKQFELSKKLDKLKMIINDINNGLPKEIKLRKQQYEYYRNKLLDFPKN; this is translated from the coding sequence ATGAGTAAAATTTGAGATTTGATCAAAAATGAAAAAGTTGAGTGAAAAACTATTGGGGAAGTTTGCAAATTAATTCAAGGATATTCGTTCAGTGCTAAAAAATTTCAAACTAACGGAGATTATAAAATTATTAGAATTTCTAATATTAAAAATGACGAAATAGATACTCAAAATGTTGTATATGTTTCTAAAGATGAATACAAAGACGTTGATTTAGCAAAATATAAAATCAATCAAGGTGATATTTTAATTGCTATGTCCGGAGCTTCAGTTGGTAAAATAGGGATGAATTATTCGGATGAGATAAATTTATTTTTGAACCAACGTGTGGGTAAATTTCTACCTAATTCGTATGTTTTAAATAATAAGTATCTATATTTTTGATTATCTGAAATATCTGAAAGTCTAGTTAAAAATATCCAAAATCAATCTATAGCAAATTTAAGTACTGAAATGATTTTGTGTTACGAAATCCCAATTCCTTCAATAGATACACAAAACAAAATCGTAAAAATACTTGATAAATTCAACATTTATGTTAAAGAGTTGGAGCATGAGTTGGAGCACAGAAATAAACAATATAAACACTATTTAAATAATCTATTTAGAGAAAATATGTTATCATCACATAATGATATGTTTACCTACAACAGCGTTAAGAATAAGCGATTGGGTGATGTTTGTAAAATTTATAGAGGAGCCTCTCCAAGACCTATAAATAATTTCATTACAACAAAAGATAATGGTATACCTTGAATTAAAATTGGTGATGTTGATCAGAATGACAAATATGTAGTTAACACAAAGGAATTTATAAATTCTGAAGGTGCTAAAAAGTCTAGATTAGTAAGTAAAGGAGACTTTATTTTATCTAATTCGATGAGTTATGGTAGACCTTATATCTTAATGATTGATGGAGCTGTACATGATGGTTGAGCAGTTATTAAAAATTATGAGAGTGAGTTAGATTCTAACTATTTGTATCATTATTTATTAACAGATTATGTTCAAAATTACTGAAGTTTGAATATAAATTCAGGAACTGTTAGTAATTTAAATTCTGAAATCATTGGTTCATTAAAAATACCAATTATTTGCAAAAATAAGCAATTTGAATTATCTAAAAAACTTGATAAACTAAAAATGATTATAAATGATATTAATAATGGTCTCCCCAAAGAAATCAAACTTAGAAAACAACAGTATGAATATTATAGAAATAAACTTTTAGATTTTCCTAAGAATTAA
- a CDS encoding ECF transporter S component, producing MKSPILPPTNKWGIFSRWTIKKMVFVGILIAVSVALTIFLSNGIPAGYLPQLKFSIIGLPVKITGFIFGPIIGFLVGLLSDLISMFFIVPTLYSPLYTLATAMNGLVSGIVGWFFMHFLKFYFDDQSKIEHLKGKIFKLDIKFNELVLKNNYEKAAIVHNKIVKISKQIQNIDKDKTESQLRNICLTISIFFLSLLIAVLISIIGFKLPDSAFVKLPISNRWLLLSLTVAGFATMIIFLTVARFKMNKVTYLIIIPIVIFSALLEITNVPILSIGDASIINKGGFENIILWIFNHTLISPIKIWGNLLIIYYSYSIVSKLIYKNENLGY from the coding sequence ATGAAATCACCTATTTTACCTCCTACAAATAAATGAGGAATTTTTAGTAGATGAACCATCAAAAAAATGGTTTTTGTTGGTATTTTAATTGCTGTTTCAGTTGCTTTAACAATTTTCTTAAGTAATGGTATTCCAGCAGGTTATTTACCTCAATTAAAATTTAGTATTATTGGATTACCTGTTAAAATAACTGGTTTTATTTTTGGACCAATTATCGGTTTTTTAGTAGGTTTATTAAGCGATTTAATTTCGATGTTTTTTATCGTTCCAACTCTTTATAGTCCTTTGTACACTTTAGCAACAGCTATGAATGGTTTAGTTTCGGGAATTGTTGGTTGATTTTTTATGCATTTCTTAAAATTTTATTTTGACGATCAATCAAAAATTGAACATCTTAAAGGTAAAATATTTAAATTAGATATTAAATTTAATGAATTAGTTTTAAAAAATAACTATGAAAAAGCAGCAATTGTGCATAATAAGATAGTTAAAATTTCAAAGCAAATACAAAACATTGATAAAGATAAAACTGAGTCACAACTTAGAAATATATGTTTGACTATATCTATATTTTTCTTAAGTTTACTTATTGCTGTCTTAATTTCAATAATTGGTTTTAAATTACCAGATTCAGCATTTGTGAAATTACCTATAAGTAATAGATGATTATTATTATCTCTAACTGTAGCAGGTTTTGCAACTATGATTATATTCTTAACTGTTGCTAGATTTAAGATGAATAAAGTAACTTATTTAATTATTATTCCAATTGTTATTTTTTCAGCACTACTTGAAATAACTAACGTTCCAATTTTATCTATTGGTGATGCTTCTATAATTAATAAAGGTGGTTTTGAAAATATAATACTTTGAATTTTTAATCACACTTTAATTAGTCCTATAAAAATCTGAGGGAATTTACTTATTATTTATTATTCTTACAGTATTGTTTCAAAATTGATTTATAAAAACGAAAATCTTGGATATTAA
- a CDS encoding potassium channel family protein: MNVLHNKMMHIINTIVTSDSEVNKLKLGKKRTHLIKFGQLFYIALIVFAVIFSFISFAIKAKEFKSIIITINILTFFILLADYVLHWITFPIRSDSNKTFKSLLLFPFTGVGLILLISLLPSFSAMQFLHFETNQVFKYFETLTFIRVIRLILILKIFPPFKILINVFKDQKLILSYVFIFIIILIFVFALIIWKNEVEWLENEALMQTQNWFISQNLQIDQSSQEFINKYNELKESLSSNVVTNLFDAIYFSTITLTTIGYGDFSPHAATSKFIVIVISIIGIAIFTIPSGIVAGSIMTNMNAMVDKKSKRTEKENKHKDTK; encoded by the coding sequence ATGAATGTTTTACATAATAAAATGATGCATATCATTAACACTATTGTAACTAGTGATAGTGAAGTTAATAAACTAAAATTGGGTAAAAAAAGAACTCATTTAATCAAATTCGGTCAACTTTTTTATATTGCTTTAATTGTATTTGCTGTAATATTCTCATTTATTAGCTTTGCTATTAAAGCAAAAGAATTTAAAAGTATTATTATTACAATCAATATTTTAACTTTTTTTATTCTGTTAGCTGATTATGTGTTACATTGAATTACCTTTCCAATTCGTAGTGATAGCAACAAAACATTTAAAAGTCTTTTACTGTTCCCTTTTACCGGTGTTGGGTTAATTTTATTAATTTCTTTACTGCCATCATTCTCAGCAATGCAATTCCTACATTTTGAGACAAATCAAGTTTTTAAATACTTTGAAACTTTAACATTTATTAGAGTTATTCGGTTAATCTTAATTCTTAAGATTTTCCCACCATTTAAGATTTTAATTAATGTCTTCAAAGATCAAAAATTAATTTTATCTTATGTATTTATTTTCATTATTATTTTAATCTTTGTTTTTGCATTAATTATCTGAAAAAATGAAGTTGAATGATTAGAAAATGAAGCTTTAATGCAGACTCAAAATTGGTTTATTTCGCAAAACTTACAAATAGATCAAAGCTCTCAAGAGTTTATAAACAAATATAATGAATTAAAGGAATCACTCAGTTCAAATGTTGTAACTAATTTATTTGATGCAATTTACTTCTCTACCATTACTTTAACTACTATTGGTTACGGTGATTTCTCACCTCATGCTGCTACTTCAAAATTTATTGTTATTGTTATTTCTATTATTGGAATTGCAATATTTACTATTCCTTCCGGGATTGTGGCTGGAAGTATTATGACAAATATGAATGCTATGGTTGATAAAAAGAGTAAAAGAACTGAAAAAGAAAATAAACACAAAGATACTAAATAG